In the Haloferula helveola genome, one interval contains:
- a CDS encoding sensor histidine kinase produces MLRMRASALFVAGCVCIPNLNGETSGENESSIGLFQLGRTLRSWSIDDGLPGNSCTTIAQTPDGYLWLGSNAGLTQFNGTRFKSFNTDNHPDIEHNDFPFLVLAENGELWAMNPRLQTLMLRDGEFVSLQWPDRPRGNLQGACAAPGSGVFATNMFDNESVLLHLTETSCEVLTDPQRRLANPLSLEADDGGAVWLVTRTRQLLRLEGRSFVPAGVPGPVGTTFRLLDGTLALVDRSGVLRYEDGKWVRHLSFRSELPSPWRINQCCQDGDGNYWIAIPSEGIWLARPDGTCHRLITHPKRLDAARAIFRDRDGSVWIGNRPGLSQALRTPFTSVPVVDPSAPPLITSISEDGEGTLWFGASGGLYRLTRESGQLEKAGDFPLSPSVMVEGRKPEGAWVADVSSRSFYEVDRSGEVRYLPELEKLTDRNQPTGMAADDGGFWFSTLSGLFRYSATDGGQAVPLPPIKNKPVMKGVFRGPNDDIHVIASGFGFLRRDDSGWKRVRGRPGEGATYDDAGRLWVIHGFQKQIGCTDADGHRLRDLGGTLLGEGALTGIVSDRHGGLWFTTPYSGVFRVEADALYRFVCREADCPEVVRFDRNDGLASRACSWMQTGVFLSSDDRIWVGTAEGPSVIHPEDSLLREKETSTFPVHLEQVRVDGSEQFVGVSGNDRGPGQLPASANRMTFEYSSLDFGSPRFIGFRHRIRGLDDTWSAVSSDPTAVYQNLPPGNYRFEVEGVSRGQLAAASAGWKFNIAPAWWQRRGIRLAAVMIVALMLYGFYAWRIRAFRRRQAEQAAFSRQLIDSQEGERKRIAGELHDSLGQHLLLIKNSAELARRKLDSESPVRERLAEVTEIAGDAIQEVRDITRDLRPTALDRLGLRVATRSMIERVTEHSSVGVSHELEGLDADWTEHQRIAIFRLIQEALNNALRHAEANRIHVVARAPSDTLHLEIADDGKGFVPGSIQSGGLGLTGMRERTTLLSGSFRVVSSPGHGTRILIDIPLPAAKS; encoded by the coding sequence ATGCTCCGGATGCGCGCCTCCGCCTTGTTTGTCGCGGGCTGCGTGTGCATCCCGAACCTGAACGGTGAGACATCCGGAGAAAACGAGTCATCGATCGGGCTGTTCCAGCTCGGACGAACCCTCCGGTCGTGGTCCATCGACGACGGCTTGCCGGGCAATTCCTGCACGACCATCGCGCAGACTCCCGACGGCTACCTTTGGCTAGGGTCGAACGCCGGACTCACCCAGTTCAACGGCACGCGATTCAAGAGCTTCAACACCGACAACCATCCGGACATCGAGCACAACGACTTCCCGTTCCTTGTTCTGGCGGAGAACGGAGAGCTATGGGCGATGAATCCACGCCTCCAGACCTTGATGCTCCGCGATGGCGAGTTTGTCAGTCTGCAATGGCCCGATCGCCCGCGAGGCAACCTACAGGGCGCCTGCGCGGCTCCGGGAAGCGGAGTGTTCGCAACCAACATGTTCGACAACGAGTCGGTTCTTCTCCACCTGACCGAGACCAGCTGCGAGGTTCTTACCGATCCGCAGAGACGTCTGGCCAACCCGCTATCGCTCGAGGCCGACGACGGCGGAGCCGTCTGGCTGGTCACCCGCACCCGCCAGTTGCTTCGGCTTGAAGGCAGGAGCTTCGTTCCTGCAGGGGTGCCGGGGCCGGTAGGAACCACCTTCCGCCTGCTCGACGGAACCCTCGCCCTCGTCGACCGAAGCGGAGTCCTGCGCTACGAAGATGGGAAGTGGGTGCGGCATCTGTCCTTCCGATCGGAGCTGCCGAGCCCGTGGCGGATCAACCAGTGCTGCCAGGACGGCGACGGAAACTATTGGATCGCGATTCCGTCGGAAGGCATCTGGCTGGCGCGACCGGACGGAACCTGCCACCGTCTGATCACCCATCCGAAGCGCCTCGATGCCGCACGGGCTATCTTCCGCGACCGCGACGGATCGGTCTGGATCGGCAACCGTCCGGGTTTGTCTCAAGCGCTGCGCACCCCTTTTACTTCGGTCCCGGTTGTCGATCCGTCCGCGCCGCCCCTGATCACAAGTATCTCGGAAGACGGCGAAGGCACCCTGTGGTTCGGCGCATCCGGCGGCCTCTACCGGCTCACAAGGGAATCCGGGCAGCTGGAAAAGGCCGGCGATTTCCCGCTTTCGCCATCGGTGATGGTGGAGGGCCGGAAGCCTGAAGGAGCATGGGTCGCCGATGTCAGCTCGCGAAGCTTCTACGAGGTCGACCGTAGCGGTGAGGTCCGGTATCTCCCGGAACTGGAGAAACTCACCGACAGGAACCAGCCGACGGGTATGGCGGCCGACGACGGCGGCTTCTGGTTCTCAACGCTTTCGGGTCTGTTCCGCTACTCGGCAACCGATGGCGGACAGGCCGTCCCCCTTCCTCCGATCAAGAACAAGCCGGTAATGAAGGGAGTATTCCGGGGCCCGAACGATGACATCCACGTGATCGCCTCCGGCTTCGGGTTCCTTCGACGGGACGACTCGGGCTGGAAACGGGTCCGGGGCCGCCCGGGAGAAGGCGCCACTTATGACGACGCCGGCCGGCTTTGGGTCATCCACGGATTTCAGAAACAGATCGGCTGCACCGACGCCGACGGCCACCGCCTGCGTGACCTCGGAGGAACTCTACTCGGCGAGGGGGCGTTGACTGGGATCGTCAGCGACCGACACGGCGGACTGTGGTTCACGACCCCATACAGCGGCGTGTTCCGCGTCGAGGCCGATGCCCTTTACCGGTTCGTCTGCAGAGAAGCGGATTGCCCGGAGGTCGTCCGGTTCGACCGGAATGACGGACTGGCCTCAAGGGCATGTTCGTGGATGCAGACCGGGGTTTTCCTCTCCAGCGACGACCGGATCTGGGTCGGCACCGCCGAGGGGCCTTCCGTCATCCATCCCGAGGACTCGCTTCTCCGGGAAAAGGAAACTTCGACCTTCCCGGTGCACCTCGAACAAGTGCGGGTCGACGGGAGTGAACAGTTCGTCGGAGTTTCCGGAAACGATCGAGGACCGGGCCAACTGCCGGCTTCGGCAAACCGGATGACCTTCGAGTATTCCTCCCTCGATTTCGGTTCCCCCCGCTTCATCGGATTCCGGCACCGAATCCGCGGCCTCGATGACACTTGGTCCGCGGTTTCATCCGACCCCACAGCCGTCTATCAGAACCTTCCACCAGGCAACTACCGCTTCGAAGTCGAAGGGGTCAGCCGCGGGCAGCTGGCGGCGGCATCGGCCGGTTGGAAATTCAACATCGCACCAGCGTGGTGGCAGCGGAGGGGCATCCGGCTGGCAGCCGTGATGATCGTCGCGCTGATGCTCTATGGTTTCTACGCATGGCGCATCCGGGCATTCCGGCGACGTCAGGCCGAGCAAGCGGCCTTCTCCCGACAGCTCATCGATTCGCAGGAGGGAGAGCGGAAACGGATTGCCGGGGAGCTTCACGACAGCCTCGGTCAACACCTGCTGCTCATCAAAAACTCCGCCGAACTCGCCCGCCGCAAACTCGATAGCGAATCGCCGGTTCGCGAACGGCTGGCCGAAGTCACCGAGATCGCCGGCGACGCGATTCAGGAAGTCCGTGACATCACCCGCGACCTCCGTCCGACCGCACTCGACCGGCTCGGCCTGCGGGTCGCCACCCGTTCGATGATTGAAAGGGTCACCGAGCACTCGTCCGTCGGGGTAAGCCACGAGCTCGAAGGACTGGATGCTGATTGGACGGAACACCAACGGATCGCGATTTTCCGCCTGATCCAAGAGGCCCTCAACAACGCCCTGCGCCATGCCGAAGCGAACCGGATTCACGTGGTGGCCCGTGCTCCCTCCGACACGCTCCACCTTGAAATCGCCGACGACGGCAAGGGATTCGTTCCCGGATCCATCCAGAGCGGCGGCCTCGGATTGACCGGCATGCGCGAGCGCACCACGCTGCTGTCGGGCAGCTTCCGGGTAGTTTCTTCTCCCGGCCACGGAACCCGGATCCTCATCGACATTCCCCTGCCCGCCGCCAAATCATGA
- a CDS encoding response regulator transcription factor has protein sequence MSQIIRVLVVDDHPIVRKGMAQIIGEDPAMEVVGNSSNGEEALSFLLTNPADVVVSDYEMPGMDGIELARRLAGLKPPLPLVLLTMHKDEDLFNAATDAGICAYLLKDEVLDNIAQGIRAASGGESYVSPSLAQFVMRRSRSTQDLKERHTGLDSLTPAERAVLKRIALNLASKEIASELHISPHTVTTHRRNIAQKLELTGKHPLLNFALANRSAILSLPD, from the coding sequence ATGAGCCAGATCATCCGCGTGCTCGTCGTCGACGATCATCCGATCGTGCGCAAAGGCATGGCCCAGATCATCGGGGAGGATCCCGCGATGGAGGTGGTCGGCAATTCGTCCAATGGCGAAGAGGCGCTCTCCTTCCTCCTGACGAACCCGGCCGACGTGGTGGTCAGCGATTACGAAATGCCCGGCATGGACGGCATCGAACTCGCCAGACGTCTCGCCGGACTCAAGCCACCTCTGCCCCTCGTGCTGCTCACCATGCACAAGGATGAGGATCTTTTCAATGCGGCCACCGACGCCGGGATCTGCGCTTACCTGCTCAAGGACGAGGTCCTCGACAATATCGCGCAAGGCATCCGGGCCGCGTCGGGCGGCGAGTCCTATGTCAGCCCTTCGCTCGCCCAGTTCGTCATGCGCCGCTCCCGCAGCACGCAGGACCTGAAGGAACGCCACACCGGGCTCGACAGCCTGACGCCCGCCGAACGTGCCGTCCTCAAACGCATCGCATTGAACCTCGCCAGCAAAGAGATCGCTTCCGAACTCCACATCAGCCCACACACGGTGACGACCCACCGGCGGAACATCGCGCAGAAACTCGAGCTGACCGGCAAGCATCCCCTCCTCAATTTCGCGCTCGCCAACCGGTCCGCGATCCTGAGTTTGCCTGACTGA
- a CDS encoding response regulator, protein MTYLLVDDYAAARRLVRDLLEGPDVVIHEAENGIEAVASFASHRPDWVVMDIDMPEMDGLAATREIRRREPCASVAIVTQHDSDDMRMAAADAGAKHFLTKDRLLDLPDLLHSDLTHP, encoded by the coding sequence GTGACCTACCTCCTTGTCGACGACTACGCCGCCGCCCGACGGCTCGTCCGTGACCTCCTCGAGGGGCCGGACGTCGTCATCCACGAGGCGGAGAACGGCATCGAGGCAGTCGCTTCCTTTGCTAGCCATCGTCCCGACTGGGTCGTGATGGACATCGACATGCCTGAAATGGACGGCCTCGCCGCCACCCGGGAGATCCGCCGCCGGGAACCCTGCGCCTCCGTGGCCATCGTCACCCAGCACGACTCCGACGACATGCGAATGGCAGCCGCCGATGCCGGAGCGAAGCACTTCCTCACCAAAGACCGGCTCCTCGACTTGCCCGACCTCCTCCACTCCGACCTCACCCACCCATGA
- a CDS encoding beta strand repeat-containing protein: protein MKRTLPHIHFVLLSLLAAFSAFAQTTYEWSDDANNNSWNNSGNWRNSSGNIPDGTNYGAWFNSARNAGTKAYVTNEGGDQGTARTLHTLRVTGTSSSHNWRIYANQGEVSNGAVSVTLRNVLNTNLTGSSSLELYHTLNIAAGRTVAWTSTGANVILNEPLGGSGILDGDNTAGGGITLKTAGSFSGTINTGKNEVDIDHVNALQNATIRLEDAATARLDYIDGANLRAVTGSGLLGLIAGRTLNVGAGANFVFSGPITGGDGTTLVKNGSGSWTINGGSNTHSGKTIVNAGKIVVGHVNALQGSEVVLNTDNGLDMSVLGGAGNTVTIGGLRGSGDLNIYDGTLKINGTSSANYTGSLTGTDGSLLMQAGNVTLAGSSSFNGDITANGGTLTIAGTLNAGGDLTVNGGTTNLTGDINYAGSTTVNRGTLRVSSATQIPSFLGLVIMDGSGGITIDGVSQSIHDILCPSADASLFLLGGAELILGEDNDDILFPGEVRGFSNSPTLRKRGSGTLTLADPSATFTSLTGELHVENGVMSFGDGTFPSRFNPYEGLVNSSTVVFNLGDGNLTDFFCDSISGTGEVIVRSGTIAYEMLGSGSPTHSYSGGTLLEGGTVFVRSVNEIGTGPIHFDGGALGIDIAGFSSTNAFSNSFVFGGDDVIIDTKAGANLLWRELMTHTGGFEKRGAGTVIFNQSHIYQGSTLVSGGVLQFGNGGTNGLPGPAGVVNNATVQFNYGSFDTTFNRDISGTGGVVVAGSNTLTLTGTNTYSGGTTIQSGNLTVNSSTGSGTVTVESGTTLNGSGSVADLSVDAGGTLAGNLTITGAADVNGLVSPGNSTGTLSFQGDADLRGSTYTVEIDGSSADTLAVTGNLNINNATLDIREIGGGATEPAYTIATYGSLSNTFSSVIGIPSGYTLTYNFAGNQIAIVNSAPPNCVGIAPRDLGPTNADTLVFDVTFDKPVQFFNRLGDLVVTKDPTLSYSFGGITGSGDTYVLSLDNVSGDGTISVSVDLDDGASTVNDGVGNNLASSVTSNQVSVDQTPPAAAITATSGLNPDSSVEFALTFSEPVQNLTVEDLSVSFPGTHSTPVISGVDGIYTVVIPDVVGQGDITLGIDAGNDVEDPAGNSLGASAASDTVAIDPVWKNAAGGLWSDALNWQNGVTPLPAGPARFGQSTLSGSIQVDVNGSRSVGELIFSGDASYELINNQLTLTDGAILSSGSGSHTIVSDLSLPSGGVFDLAAPLTFSGTLSGSGAVTKTGPAPLSLGGTNTLSGGITVQAGDLLIDNTSTGSGSLTVNPGAALRGSGTIPGPAIIDGTLAPGPDIGEIDFQSGVDLTGATYEMDIDGPSNDTLTVAGTMSVNQMTLDIRETGAGATEPVYIVADADTVANSQGSFPVTGLPAGYEVRRGYTLLDGDPKLALVISSPPNCISITPRDTGPTNTGTLVFDVIFDKPVVAFNRQGDIIVTKDPGVSHTFGSITGRGIEFVVTLTNISGDGSISIAASPNDGGQPTRDEVNQTLASSVTSAPVVIDNTPPVISPNGSDPATVGYKAAWSDPGATASDSVDGSVAVVTGGDTVNTSSPGSYTVTYDATDDAGNPAAQVTRTVIVLTAFETWADANGLPPGEDGPDDNPDGDDRTNLEEFAHDGDPLDPTDDGKRRVSIYDHLGTRFLSLTLPVRSGAIFNGSPSVSATIDGIVYSAHGSSDLTTFDADVIVGSATDAAGLPPLSAGWEYVSFWLGDDVTLQPKGFLQMEVVEEQP from the coding sequence ATGAAGCGTACCCTCCCTCACATCCACTTCGTCCTCCTTTCACTGCTCGCCGCATTCTCCGCCTTCGCTCAGACCACCTACGAGTGGAGTGACGACGCCAACAACAACAGTTGGAACAACTCCGGCAACTGGCGCAACAGCAGCGGCAATATCCCGGACGGAACCAACTACGGCGCCTGGTTCAACAGCGCCCGCAACGCCGGCACCAAGGCCTACGTGACCAATGAAGGGGGCGACCAGGGCACCGCCCGAACCCTCCACACGCTCAGGGTGACCGGAACCAGTTCATCCCACAACTGGCGCATCTACGCCAACCAGGGCGAGGTCTCGAACGGCGCCGTCAGCGTCACCCTTCGCAACGTCCTCAACACCAATCTCACCGGCAGCAGTTCTCTGGAACTTTATCACACGCTGAACATTGCCGCCGGCCGGACCGTGGCATGGACCAGCACCGGCGCGAACGTGATCCTGAACGAACCGCTCGGCGGCAGCGGCATCCTGGATGGAGACAACACCGCCGGCGGCGGCATCACCCTGAAGACCGCCGGAAGTTTTTCGGGAACCATCAATACCGGGAAAAACGAGGTCGATATCGACCACGTCAACGCTCTCCAGAACGCCACCATCAGACTGGAGGACGCAGCCACAGCCAGGCTTGACTACATCGACGGCGCCAACCTCAGGGCAGTCACCGGGTCGGGGCTCCTCGGATTGATCGCCGGAAGAACGCTGAATGTAGGAGCCGGTGCGAATTTCGTCTTCTCGGGCCCCATCACCGGCGGGGACGGCACCACCTTGGTGAAGAATGGAAGCGGTTCGTGGACGATCAACGGCGGCAGCAACACGCATAGCGGAAAAACCATCGTCAACGCCGGAAAGATCGTCGTCGGACACGTCAACGCGCTGCAGGGAAGCGAAGTGGTCCTGAACACGGACAACGGCCTCGACATGAGCGTACTCGGCGGCGCCGGGAACACGGTGACCATCGGCGGACTGAGGGGGTCAGGCGATCTGAACATCTACGACGGCACGCTGAAGATCAATGGAACTTCGAGTGCCAATTACACCGGCTCGCTCACAGGCACCGACGGCAGTCTGTTGATGCAGGCCGGAAACGTCACTCTTGCCGGGTCGTCGAGCTTCAATGGAGACATCACTGCTAATGGAGGCACCCTGACCATTGCGGGAACGTTGAACGCAGGCGGCGATCTCACGGTCAACGGCGGCACCACGAATCTGACAGGCGATATCAACTATGCCGGATCGACGACGGTGAATCGCGGCACGCTCAGGGTCAGTAGCGCCACCCAGATCCCTTCCTTTCTGGGACTGGTCATCATGGATGGCAGCGGAGGCATCACGATCGACGGAGTCTCCCAGAGCATCCACGACATTCTCTGCCCGTCCGCGGACGCATCCCTCTTCCTTCTCGGTGGAGCGGAGCTGATTTTGGGAGAGGACAATGACGATATTCTCTTCCCCGGCGAGGTCAGGGGGTTCTCGAATTCTCCGACCCTGCGCAAGCGGGGCTCCGGAACGCTGACATTGGCCGATCCCTCCGCCACGTTCACCAGTCTCACCGGAGAGCTCCATGTCGAAAACGGCGTGATGAGCTTCGGCGACGGTACCTTCCCGTCACGCTTCAATCCTTACGAGGGACTGGTCAATTCATCGACGGTGGTGTTCAACCTGGGCGATGGGAACCTGACGGATTTCTTCTGCGACTCGATCTCCGGAACCGGAGAAGTGATCGTCCGCAGCGGAACCATCGCCTACGAAATGTTGGGAAGCGGCTCACCGACGCATAGCTACTCCGGCGGAACGTTGCTGGAGGGCGGAACGGTCTTCGTCCGGTCCGTCAACGAGATCGGCACCGGTCCGATACACTTCGACGGGGGCGCGCTCGGAATCGACATTGCGGGATTCTCCAGCACAAATGCGTTCTCCAACAGCTTCGTCTTCGGCGGTGACGATGTGATCATTGACACCAAGGCGGGCGCGAACCTGCTGTGGCGCGAGTTGATGACCCACACCGGCGGCTTCGAGAAACGCGGAGCCGGCACGGTCATCTTCAACCAGAGCCACATCTACCAGGGATCCACGCTCGTCAGCGGGGGTGTTCTGCAGTTCGGCAATGGAGGCACCAACGGACTGCCCGGACCCGCTGGCGTAGTGAACAACGCCACCGTGCAATTCAACTACGGGAGCTTCGACACCACCTTCAACCGGGACATCAGCGGCACCGGCGGGGTCGTGGTCGCAGGCAGCAACACCCTGACCCTTACCGGCACCAACACCTACTCCGGTGGAACCACCATCCAGTCGGGCAACCTGACCGTAAACAGCTCCACCGGATCTGGGACAGTCACGGTGGAATCCGGGACAACACTCAACGGGTCAGGCTCGGTCGCCGACCTGTCCGTCGACGCGGGTGGCACACTCGCCGGGAACCTGACCATCACCGGTGCGGCGGACGTCAACGGTCTCGTTTCACCCGGGAACTCCACAGGCACACTCAGCTTCCAAGGCGATGCCGACCTCAGGGGTTCCACCTACACCGTGGAGATCGATGGATCCTCGGCGGACACTTTGGCGGTGACCGGGAACCTGAACATCAACAATGCCACCCTCGACATCCGGGAAATCGGCGGCGGGGCGACGGAACCCGCCTACACCATCGCCACCTACGGCTCGCTCAGTAACACTTTCAGTAGCGTCATCGGCATTCCGTCCGGATACACGCTGACCTACAACTTTGCCGGCAACCAGATCGCCATTGTCAATTCCGCCCCGCCCAATTGCGTCGGCATCGCCCCCCGCGATCTCGGACCGACCAACGCCGACACTCTGGTCTTCGACGTCACCTTCGACAAACCGGTGCAGTTCTTCAACCGGCTCGGCGACCTCGTGGTGACCAAGGATCCGACGCTCAGCTACTCATTCGGCGGCATCACAGGAAGTGGTGACACCTACGTGCTTTCCCTCGACAATGTCAGCGGCGACGGAACCATTTCTGTCTCGGTCGACCTCGACGACGGAGCCTCGACCGTGAACGACGGAGTCGGCAACAATCTCGCCTCAAGCGTCACCAGCAATCAGGTCTCGGTGGACCAGACACCGCCCGCCGCAGCCATCACCGCCACCAGCGGGCTGAACCCCGACAGTTCCGTCGAGTTTGCACTGACCTTCAGCGAGCCGGTGCAGAACCTCACTGTCGAGGACCTGTCCGTCTCCTTCCCCGGGACCCACTCGACCCCTGTCATTTCCGGCGTGGACGGCATCTACACGGTCGTGATCCCGGACGTCGTCGGCCAAGGCGACATCACCCTCGGAATCGACGCCGGAAACGACGTGGAAGATCCTGCCGGAAACAGCCTCGGCGCCAGTGCCGCGAGCGACACCGTCGCCATCGATCCGGTGTGGAAAAACGCTGCCGGGGGACTTTGGAGCGACGCCCTCAACTGGCAGAATGGCGTGACTCCCCTGCCGGCTGGCCCCGCCCGATTCGGGCAATCCACCCTGAGCGGATCCATCCAAGTGGACGTCAACGGCAGCCGAAGCGTCGGCGAGTTGATCTTCTCGGGGGATGCCAGCTATGAGCTGATCAACAACCAGCTCACTCTGACCGATGGGGCCATCCTTTCGTCGGGAAGTGGCAGCCACACGATTGTCAGCGACCTTTCGCTGCCATCCGGAGGGGTGTTCGACCTTGCCGCACCGCTTACATTCAGCGGAACACTTTCCGGAAGCGGAGCCGTCACCAAAACCGGACCCGCCCCACTCTCGCTGGGCGGAACGAACACGCTCAGTGGCGGCATCACGGTTCAGGCAGGCGACCTGCTCATCGATAACACCAGCACAGGTTCGGGCTCGCTTACGGTGAATCCGGGTGCCGCCCTGCGCGGATCCGGAACCATCCCTGGTCCTGCGATCATCGACGGCACACTCGCACCCGGGCCAGACATCGGTGAGATCGATTTCCAAAGCGGTGTCGATCTCACAGGCGCCACTTACGAAATGGACATCGACGGCCCCTCCAACGACACCCTCACCGTGGCCGGCACGATGAGCGTCAACCAGATGACGCTCGATATCCGGGAAACCGGCGCGGGCGCTACCGAGCCGGTCTACATCGTCGCGGACGCAGACACCGTCGCCAACAGCCAGGGAAGCTTTCCCGTCACCGGATTGCCGGCAGGGTATGAGGTTCGGCGGGGCTACACCTTGTTGGACGGGGACCCGAAACTGGCTCTCGTCATTTCCAGTCCGCCGAATTGCATCAGCATCACGCCGCGTGACACCGGCCCAACCAATACCGGCACGCTGGTCTTCGACGTGATCTTCGACAAACCCGTCGTGGCCTTCAACCGCCAAGGAGACATCATCGTCACCAAGGATCCCGGCGTCAGCCACACCTTTGGCAGCATCACGGGGCGCGGCATAGAGTTTGTCGTAACACTAACCAACATCTCCGGCGACGGCTCCATTTCCATCGCAGCCAGTCCAAACGACGGCGGACAGCCTACCCGCGACGAGGTGAATCAGACGCTGGCGTCCAGCGTCACCAGCGCGCCCGTTGTGATCGACAACACACCTCCGGTGATCTCACCCAACGGCAGCGATCCCGCCACAGTCGGCTACAAGGCGGCCTGGTCCGACCCGGGAGCCACGGCTAGCGACAGCGTGGACGGCAGCGTCGCGGTCGTCACCGGCGGCGACACCGTGAACACGTCCTCACCCGGCAGCTACACCGTCACCTACGACGCCACCGACGATGCCGGCAATCCGGCGGCACAGGTCACACGGACGGTGATCGTCCTGACCGCGTTCGAGACGTGGGCCGACGCCAATGGGCTTCCTCCCGGCGAAGACGGTCCGGACGACAATCCCGACGGCGACGACAGGACCAATCTTGAGGAGTTCGCCCACGATGGCGACCCGCTTGACCCGACGGACGACGGCAAACGCCGCGTCTCGATTTACGACCACCTCGGTACGCGCTTCCTTTCACTGACGCTACCCGTCCGGAGTGGCGCGATCTTCAATGGATCTCCAAGCGTCAGCGCGACCATTGACGGAATCGTCTACTCCGCACACGGCTCATCGGACCTCACGACCTTCGATGCGGATGTCATCGTCGGCTCGGCAACCGACGCTGCCGGACTACCCCCGCTCTCCGCAGGATGGGAATACGTATCGTTCTGGTTGGGCGATGACGTCACGCTACAACCGAAAGGCTTCCTGCAGATGGAGGTCGTCGAGGAGCAGCCCTGA
- a CDS encoding PDZ domain-containing protein, with amino-acid sequence MNKTTPWIPVVAAVAVLAVNGAGQPATECKRAAEPAAAEVSPGLEAAALQHLLRKHGAELSEIEKSALGSAISKLDAEATPAVAPMLVDLGVAVEELDDSQRRHLQPQIEGGLSVTRTSPDGLLTFWGVEKSDLIVSANGQALHNARELLDALDESVDKNKPLLLDVIVQGNRRTINLRPLGARAPLQPGAGRFWQFMGC; translated from the coding sequence ATGAACAAGACGACCCCATGGATACCCGTTGTTGCCGCCGTGGCGGTGCTCGCCGTCAACGGTGCCGGTCAACCGGCCACTGAGTGCAAACGTGCGGCCGAGCCAGCCGCCGCCGAAGTCTCGCCGGGCCTTGAAGCGGCGGCGCTCCAGCATCTTCTTCGGAAGCATGGAGCGGAACTGTCGGAGATCGAAAAGAGCGCTTTGGGATCGGCGATCTCGAAACTCGATGCCGAGGCAACGCCTGCGGTCGCGCCGATGCTGGTCGACCTTGGAGTAGCCGTCGAGGAGCTCGACGACTCCCAGCGCCGTCATCTGCAGCCACAGATCGAAGGCGGGCTGTCGGTCACGCGCACATCTCCCGACGGGTTGCTGACCTTCTGGGGTGTCGAGAAGAGCGACCTCATCGTTTCCGCCAACGGGCAGGCCCTCCACAACGCTCGCGAGTTGCTCGATGCTCTCGACGAATCGGTGGACAAGAACAAGCCGCTGCTCCTCGACGTGATCGTTCAAGGCAACCGCCGCACGATCAACCTGCGTCCTTTGGGTGCCCGCGCGCCGCTGCAACCCGGAGCCGGCCGGTTCTGGCAGTTCATGGGGTGCTGA
- a CDS encoding globin family protein yields MTEEQKNLVQGSWEQVVPISETAAELFYARLFELDPDVKPLFASADMKEQGKKLMLMITTAVRGLDKLDELIGAIQAMGKRHVGYGVKAEHYDTVGAALLDTLEKGLGEVWTPEHKEAWALTYTTLANVMKDAAYGPEPA; encoded by the coding sequence ATGACCGAAGAACAGAAGAACCTCGTGCAGGGGAGCTGGGAGCAGGTGGTTCCGATTTCGGAAACCGCTGCGGAGCTTTTCTATGCCCGCCTTTTCGAGCTCGATCCCGACGTCAAACCGCTCTTCGCGAGCGCCGACATGAAGGAGCAGGGCAAGAAGCTCATGCTGATGATCACCACCGCCGTGCGCGGGCTCGACAAGCTCGACGAACTGATCGGAGCGATCCAGGCGATGGGCAAGCGCCACGTCGGATACGGCGTGAAGGCGGAGCACTACGACACCGTCGGTGCCGCCTTGCTCGACACTCTGGAGAAGGGTCTCGGGGAGGTCTGGACGCCCGAGCACAAGGAGGCCTGGGCTCTGACCTACACAACGCTCGCGAACGTGATGAAGGACGCCGCCTACGGGCCGGAGCCCGCCTGA
- a CDS encoding DUF3365 domain-containing protein: protein MNTKKRIALTGAIVVAGVVAPSCSKTETATATSGGFTPEQMADTVYTVLAADRKVYAKQVVTRLVNKEEVIKAHENFMDEKALPLPAQVFRMGAEEVDLVEGKAVDFSYSLQSLWPLNKENAKKQTDKVQEGLKYLVDNPESKKWTGEEEIAGQKYFIGVYPDKAVAEACFLCHNNHPDKEDSFPEFKMGDVMGGVVIRIPFE, encoded by the coding sequence ATGAATACCAAAAAACGCATCGCCCTCACCGGCGCAATCGTCGTCGCGGGCGTCGTCGCCCCGTCCTGCAGCAAGACCGAAACCGCCACGGCAACGTCCGGAGGTTTCACTCCCGAGCAAATGGCCGATACGGTCTACACCGTGCTCGCCGCCGACCGGAAGGTCTACGCGAAGCAGGTCGTCACCCGACTCGTCAACAAAGAGGAGGTCATCAAGGCCCATGAGAACTTCATGGACGAGAAGGCCCTTCCGCTTCCGGCACAGGTCTTCCGGATGGGCGCCGAGGAAGTGGACCTTGTCGAGGGGAAAGCCGTGGACTTCTCGTACTCGCTGCAGTCCCTCTGGCCTCTGAATAAGGAGAACGCCAAGAAGCAGACCGACAAGGTCCAGGAGGGGCTGAAGTATCTCGTCGACAATCCGGAGTCGAAGAAGTGGACGGGCGAAGAGGAGATCGCCGGGCAAAAGTATTTCATCGGCGTCTACCCCGACAAGGCCGTCGCAGAAGCCTGCTTCCTCTGCCACAACAACCATCCGGATAAGGAGGACAGCTTCCCCGAGTTCAAGATGGGCGATGTGATGGGCGGAGTCGTGATCCGCATCCCCTTCGAGTAA